A genomic segment from Pelobates fuscus isolate aPelFus1 chromosome 7, aPelFus1.pri, whole genome shotgun sequence encodes:
- the ECHDC2 gene encoding enoyl-CoA hydratase domain-containing protein 2, mitochondrial isoform X2 has protein sequence MCRPHARNSLGKLFVNEFFHTVDSLRHDSSVRVVVVRSAVKDVFCAGADLKERAKMDNAEASYFVHRLRGLMSEIESLPMPTIAAVDGYALGGGLELALACDLRIAASSAKLGLIETTRGLLPGAGGSQRLPRLVGIGVAKELIFTGRQIDGAQAQSIGLVNDMAPQNEDGDAAYKRALKLAQEIVPQAPVAVRMAKLAMNKGIEVDMSSGMAIEALCYGQVIPTKDRREGMLAFIEKRKPQYTGE, from the exons ATGTGCAGACCTCATGCTCGGAACTCACTGGGAAAACTATTTGTTAACGAG TTCTTCCATACTGTAGACAGTCTCCGACATGACTCCAGCGTCCGTGTCGTGGTTGTCCGAAGTGCCGTGAAAGACGTGTTCTGTGCTg gAGCGGATCTGAAAGAGCGAGCAAAGATGGACAATGCTGAAGCGTCGTATTTTGTACATAGGCTAAGAGGGCTGATGAGCGAGATTG AGAGTCTCCCAATGCCGACCATTGCTGCCGTGGATGGCTATGCTCTTGGAGGGGGACTAGAGTTGGCTCTGGCTTGTGATCTCCGGATAGCCG CTTCTTCTGCAAAATTGGGACTGATTGAAACCACACGAGGATTGCTACCAGGAGCAG GTGGTTCACAGCGGCTCCCACGTCTGGTTGGAATTGGTGTTGCCAAAGAGCTAATTTTCACCGGCAGGCAAATCGATGGGGCACAGGCACAGAGTATCGGGCTGGTGAATGACATGGCACCACAAAACGAGGATGGGGACGCTGCGTATAAGAGGGCACTAAAGCTGGCACAAGAAATAGTCCCACAA gctCCTGTAGCTGTGAGAATGGCAAAACTTGCAATGAACAAAGGAATTGAG GTGGATATGTCATCAGGAATGGCCATAGAGGCGCTGTGCTATGGACAG GTCATTCCGACTAAAGATCGTCGGGAAGGAATGTTGGCTTTCATTGAAAAACGAAAACCACAATATACCGGAGAGTAA
- the ECHDC2 gene encoding enoyl-CoA hydratase domain-containing protein 2, mitochondrial isoform X1 encodes MGSLMRRLIKAQMALPGLVRGLSSAMGGKEVHYTHLEGEHAGIAEIVMCRPHARNSLGKLFVNEFFHTVDSLRHDSSVRVVVVRSAVKDVFCAGADLKERAKMDNAEASYFVHRLRGLMSEIESLPMPTIAAVDGYALGGGLELALACDLRIAASSAKLGLIETTRGLLPGAGGSQRLPRLVGIGVAKELIFTGRQIDGAQAQSIGLVNDMAPQNEDGDAAYKRALKLAQEIVPQAPVAVRMAKLAMNKGIEVDMSSGMAIEALCYGQVIPTKDRREGMLAFIEKRKPQYTGE; translated from the exons ATGGGGAGTTTGATGAGAAGGCTGATCAAAGCTCAGATGGCTCTGCCTGGGCTAGTGAGAGGACTGAGCTCAGCCATGGGAGGCAAGGAGGTCCATTACACCCACTTGGAGGGAGAACATGCAG GTATTGCGGAAATTGTGATGTGCAGACCTCATGCTCGGAACTCACTGGGAAAACTATTTGTTAACGAG TTCTTCCATACTGTAGACAGTCTCCGACATGACTCCAGCGTCCGTGTCGTGGTTGTCCGAAGTGCCGTGAAAGACGTGTTCTGTGCTg gAGCGGATCTGAAAGAGCGAGCAAAGATGGACAATGCTGAAGCGTCGTATTTTGTACATAGGCTAAGAGGGCTGATGAGCGAGATTG AGAGTCTCCCAATGCCGACCATTGCTGCCGTGGATGGCTATGCTCTTGGAGGGGGACTAGAGTTGGCTCTGGCTTGTGATCTCCGGATAGCCG CTTCTTCTGCAAAATTGGGACTGATTGAAACCACACGAGGATTGCTACCAGGAGCAG GTGGTTCACAGCGGCTCCCACGTCTGGTTGGAATTGGTGTTGCCAAAGAGCTAATTTTCACCGGCAGGCAAATCGATGGGGCACAGGCACAGAGTATCGGGCTGGTGAATGACATGGCACCACAAAACGAGGATGGGGACGCTGCGTATAAGAGGGCACTAAAGCTGGCACAAGAAATAGTCCCACAA gctCCTGTAGCTGTGAGAATGGCAAAACTTGCAATGAACAAAGGAATTGAG GTGGATATGTCATCAGGAATGGCCATAGAGGCGCTGTGCTATGGACAG GTCATTCCGACTAAAGATCGTCGGGAAGGAATGTTGGCTTTCATTGAAAAACGAAAACCACAATATACCGGAGAGTAA